In a genomic window of Eriocheir sinensis breed Jianghai 21 chromosome 38, ASM2467909v1, whole genome shotgun sequence:
- the LOC127008624 gene encoding SH3 and multiple ankyrin repeat domains protein 2-like isoform X5, whose translation MPSTTSSVDRFHHYKRPGSRRSRVNYNYKYRRASCPLAFEENSPRRLLRSRSAVIMEDGVSLSSASGSASGAGGSSSASSMAGEEVVLRINVPELKVEKCLQFHRDDLVWDVKQQALAALPKVALWYRELRESFNYGLFCPPQNGRAGKFLDEERPLGDYPLLTPVGYLELKYKRRVYKMLHLEEKALRALHTRANLRRFLEYVKENNVDKVSKMCAKGMDPNFHCQETGETPLTLAARIKKPARMIVAMVNGGALLDYRTRDGVTAMHRAVQASNFEAVKTLLDLGASPNYRDTRGLTPLYYSVTHNTDPLLCEALLHDYAVIGASDSQGWQETHQACRNKMVQHLEHLLFYGADMNAQNASGNTPLHVCAVNNLEDCARVLLFRGCNKNAINYANQTPYQVAVIAGNMDLGEVIKTHNEDDVVPFKEPPKYNPNRRISGVPLSRTHSDPRLEVSTTTKPPSPSPSTRSIPPFSSASSLSETSTGSSSTCTHPSEMDSEECASALGSASLNAAGMDCCDMVSDSSGVCTSNSGSAESYDATPTDVTQFDMGMLVVCLQQYILHKPGHLDINAGDILEVTGSTDDGMLEGVLRGVTGVFPPHCVQEVRLRNPQAVRESLIAPQVARVQGRREMMVPPHYGTAPRIRKPVNEPRTVVLHRGKKGFGFVLRGAKATSPLMERPHERGPALQYLDDVDPGGVADLAGLKKGDYLIKINGEDVSQASHEHVVTLIRKSGDLVQMVVVTPSPMTSFTALKPPMGNIGTIRLRSSQAPPAPPPRDPRTTLSVGRARAKSMVAGLQDIEALDASMRENGDVMSRSAGEHYGVGLYGSPQGTPSMGTPVGTPPGPKVASIKARPSSKRMTAAEVEDLFQHSSSPPTSPSSRPPRVYASVAEMKKAKMTPRRCKYAFMLRFRASSESPHSDMAVRQSTNKSSSSQNNTHCPPGLRLCFPAMNFIAAAGTAMKARHVAELTRMHKVFRSTPDLKAGVTAPLPAATAEEKRKSISQEDLFISTLNGQGSRHSLACPPRRSSTLGRSPVGGGSLGSSQSWQSGEDDEDDDEEEEESSDSPNCSPGPVEYRMLRRSQSAVNAAMLRRAGLHPPPTHPPPPPPLGQLVKVDISRSKSDYATVGVAPSTPDSAPLSPAIQSSFRPTDSAKLYASPEEVKAVGYRSPDSAGRKGTSVKTRSQSLPPSTSRPSVQRGSPERAAQAAYSATAYSTFRGEGREGSRSQEPLSPPATAPHRPPVSDSVTYARPKNNRSVQENVETNSPSRVVPQGGRGAPPPSTPAPDIPEPDYSSDENSSAPSLSQDDSKKTKTLKKKKQSVAFSPNLVTSTDPPTPPQQDSDGPHYAAPSRTPAPALAPVGPLGGNNFRDMIAQKAAERQARQDDGPEGSRSANSSPAKRINNGNGNGALGDAIQESALFNRQREKSSPAPQVGRPVSGPNEDLKMGRIMRNSKSCPNEFLEDGDNSSSGVSSDQDPAEAYVTVINTESDTISATTSGNGGSERFLSHQGSRDDSSEASESSDEASDRTWILTNERSGERSDSRSDSDSNGARRSGSLTRNAVSLVKLPPPQETTEPDLEGETARQGDQDTLSTVSSLSSLSSGSGGSGGERERAHPPLTQAQHSLPTTTHPHMRATLPRTPSAVTRAASAPPQTTHGMKTVAGGSLTRGRPREQLWSSEGEGGGMVREKSAPPASRTLERPYKGTMNSRGAEYERSIEESLQLIRMHMDSLNEVNTLAGVPGAGGGSEMVLAPPPEFCDLSLSEHHPRRNKTVIHISSDTQDPPVSLVSGPSRHHHHHHHHLHHHHQQQQQQPQQQQHPQQQHPQQQHQHQLQQQQLQQQQLQQHQLQQHQLQQQQLQQHQLQQHQLQQHQLQQHQIQQHQLQQQLQQQQLQQQLQQQQQQEQEDDTPQFRHKTLTEWTTRDTTEWLESIFMPEYKDSFEEQDIDGRKLMGLNNDALINLGVRRVGHRVSMEKSLKRYKPTERIDL comes from the exons GAACTCCGGGAGAGCTTCAACTATGGACTCTTCTGTCCGCCCCAGAATGGCCGCGCTGGGAAGTTTTTGGATGAGGAGAGGCCACTAGGAGACTACCCTCTCCTTACACCTGTGGGTTATCTAGAG CTTAAGTACAAGCGGAGAGTCTACAAAATGCTTCACCTGGAGGAGAAGGCTCTGCGTGCACTCCACACTCGGGCAAACCTTCGGCGATTCCTGGAGTACGTGAAGGAGAACAATGTGGACAAGGTGTCGAAGATGTGTGCCAAGGGAATGGACCCCAACTTTCACTGTCAGGAAACTGGAG AAACACCGCTGACCCTTGCTGCTCGTATCAAGAAGCCAGCACGCATGATTGTGGCGATGGTGAACGGCGGTGCGCTGCTGGACTACCGCACCAGAGACGGAGTAACTGCTATGCACAGGGCAGTCCAGGCCAGCAACTTTGAGGCTGTAAAAACACTGCTTG ATCTTGGCGCTTCACCGAATTATCGCGACACTCGTGGCCTGACGCCGCTCTACTACTCCGTGACCCACAACACCGACCCCTTGCTGTGTGAGGCTCTGCTGCACGACTATGCTGTCATCGGGGCGTCGGACAGTCAGGGCTGGCAGGAGACCCATCAG GCCTGCCGCAACAAGATGGTTCAGCACCTAGAACATCTGCTCTTTTATGGAGCTGACATGAATGCCCAGAATGCCTCTGGCAACACACCGCTCCATGTGTGTGCCGTCAACAACCTCGAAGACTGTGCCCGCGTCCTGCTGTTCCGAGGATGCAACAAGAATGCTATAAACTATGCCAATCAGACGCCCTATCAG GTGGCAGTCATTGCTGGAAACATGGACCTTGGGGAAGTGATAAAGACCCATAATGAGGATGACGTAG tGCCCTTCAAGGAACCACCAAAATACAACCCAAACAGACGCATCTCTGGAGTGCCTCTCTCCCGCACCCACTCTGACCCCAGACTGGAAGTGAGCACCACTACCAAGCCGCCCTCACCCTCGCCCTCCACCCGCTCCATCCCGCCCTTCagctctgcctcctccctcagTGAGACCTCCACCGGCAGCAGCTCCACCTGCACCCACCCCAGCGAGATGGACAGCGAGGAGTGTGCCAGCGCCCTCGGTTCAGCCAGTCTCAATGCTG CGGGTATGGACTGCTGTGACATGGTGAGTGACAGTTCTGGTGTGTGCACATCAAACAGCGGTAGTGCGGAGAGTTACGACGCCACACCCACAGATGTTACGCAGTTTGACATGGGCATGCTGGTGGTGTGTCTGCAGCAGTACATCCTACACAAGCCTGGACACCTGGACATCAATGCTGGTGACATTCTGGAAG TGACTGGTAGCACGGATGACGGTATGCTGGAGGGGGTGCTGCGGGGGGTGACTGGGGTGTTCCCGCCTCACTGCGTCCAGGAGGTGCGGCTGCGCAACCCCCAGGCTGTGAGGGAGTCCCTGATCGCCCCCCAGGTGGCCAGGGTGCAGGGCCGGCGGGAGATGATGGTGCCACCCCACTACGGCACAGCACCGAGGATCAGGAAGCC TGTCAATGAGCCTCGCACGGTTGTCCTTCACCGGGGCAAGAAAGGCTTTGGGTTTGTGCTGCGGGGTGCCAAGGCTACGTCGCCCCTGATGGAGCGTCCCCATGAGCGCGGCCCGGCCCTGCAATACCTCGACGATGTGGACCCCGGCGGCGTGGCGGACCTGGCAGGACTAAAGAAGGGAGATTACTTGATAAAG ATCAACGGCGAGGATGTGTCCCAGGCATCCCACGAGCATGTTGTAACCTTGATCCGTAAGTCTGGCGACCTGGTGCAGATGGTGGTGGTCACGCCAAGCCCCATGACCTCCTTCACCGCCCTTAAACCGCCGATGGGCAACATTGGCACAATAAGAC TGCGGTCGTCCCAAGCCCCCCCAGCTCCCCCCCCAAGGGACCCCAGAACCACCCTCAGTGTGGGCCGAGCAAGGGCCAAATCCATGGTGGCTGGACTTCAGGATATTG AAGCCCTGGATGCCAGCATGCGAGAGAACGGGGATGTGATGTCCCGTTCTGCCGGAGAGCATTATGGGGTGGGTCTGTATGGCTCCCCCCAGGGCACCCCTTCCATGGGCACTCCAGTAGGCACTCCACCAGGCCCTAAGGTTGCATCCATTAAGGCGCGTCCAAGCTCGAAACGCATGACAGCAGCGGAGGTTGAGGACTTGTTCCAGCAcagctcctccccccccaccagcCCCTCCTCGCGTCCACCACGAGTGTATGCAAGTGTGGCGGAAATGAAGAAGGCAAAG ATGACACCAAGGCGATGCAAGTATGCTTTCATGCTGAGGTTCAGGGCATCAAGTGAGAGTCCCCACTCTGACATGGCTGTCAGGCAGTCCACCAACAAAAGCTCCTCCTCCCAGAACAACACACATTGTCCTCCTGGTTTGCGTTTATGTTTCCCGGCCATGAACTTTATAGCAGCGGCCGGCACA GCTATGAAGGCCAGGCATGTGGCCGAGCTCACCCGGATGCACAAGGTGTTCCGGTCTACGCCAGACCTGAAGGCCGGGGTCACGGCGCCCCTGCCAGCTGCCACAGCCGAGGAGAAGCGCAAGTCCATCTCCCAGGAAGATCTGTTCATTTCGACACTGAATGGCCAGGGATCACGACATTCCCTAGCCTGTCCGCCACGCCGCTCTTCCACCCTCGGGAGGAGTCCTGTTGGCGGGGGGTCTCTCGGGTCTAGCCAATCCTGGCAGAGTggggaggatgatgaggatgacgatgaggaggaggaggagagcagtgaCTCCCCTAACTGCTCCCCAGGACCCGTGGAGTACAGGATGCTCCGGCGCTCCCAGTCAGCTGTCAATGCTGCCATGCTGCGCCGGGCTGGTCTCCACCCTCCCCCAAcccaccctccacctccaccacccctcgGCCAGCTCGTGAAGGTTGACATCAGCCGCTCCAAGAGTGACTATGCCACAGTGGGCGTGGCACCCTCAACCCCCGACTCTGCTCCACTGTCGCCTGCCATCCAGTCCAGCTTCCGACCAACAGACAGTGCCAAGTTATATGCCTCACCAGAGGAGGTCAAGGCAGTGGGTTACCGCAGCCCAGACTCAGCGGGCCGCAAGGGCACCAGCGTCAAGACCCGGTCACAGAGCTTGCCACCGAGCACTTCCCGCCCCAGTGTCCAGCGAGGCTCCCCAGAGAGGGCCGCCCAGGCAGCCTACTCTGCCACCGCATACTCCACCTTCCGGGGCGAGGGTCGGGAGGGCAGCAGAAGCCAGGAGCCGCTCTCTCCTCCAGCCACAGCCCCACACAGACCTCCTGTTAGTGATTCTGTGACCTACGCACGACCCAAGAACAACCGCAGTGTTCAGGAGAATGTTGAGACCAATTCCCCCAGTCGTGTGGTTCCTCAAGGGGGTCGCGGcgcccctccaccctccaccccagcACCTGACATCCCTGAGCCAGACTACAGCTCCGATGAAAACTCCTCTGCCCCGTCACTGTCCCAGGATGATTCCAAAAAGACGAAGACCCTCAAGAAGAAGAAACAATCAGTAGCCTTCTCTCCCAACCTAGTGACCTCAACCGATCCCCCAACCCCCCCTCAGCAGGACTCTGATGGACCGCATTATGCTGCTCCCTCCAGAACCCCAGCACCAGCACTAGCCCCTGTGGGACCCCTTGGAGGCAATAACTTCAGGGACATGATAGCACAGAAGGCAGCTGAGAGACAAGCCAGGCAAGATGATGGACCAGAAGGCTCACGGTCAGCCAACTCCAGCCCGGCCAAGAGAATCAACAATGGCAATGGCAACGGGGCTCTTGGAGACGCCATCCAGGAATCTGCACTTTTCAATCGCCAACGAGAAAAGAGTTCTCCGGCACCACAGGTGGGCCGGCCTGTCAGTGGCCCCAATGAGGACCTCAAGATGGGCCGCATCATGAGGAACTCCAAGTCCTGCCCTAATGAGTTCTTAGAAGATGGTGACAACTCCTCCAGCGGTGTGAGCAGTGATCAGGACCCTGCAGAGGCCTACGTCACTGTCATTAACACAGAGTCTGACACCATTTCTGCCACCACCAGCGGCAACGGTGGCTCAGAAAGGTTCCTAAGCCACCAGGGGTCCCGAGATGATAGCTCGGAGGCCTCGGAGAGCTCAGACGAGGCCAGCGACCGCACTTGGATCTTGACCAATGAACGCAGCGGTGAGAGGAGTGATTCCAGGAGTGACAGTGACTCCAACGGTGCCCGGCGCTCCGGCTCACTGACCCGCAACGCTGTGTCACTAGTCAAGCTGCCACCACCCCAAGAGACTACAGAACCTGACCTGGAGGGTGAGACAGCAAGGCAAGGTGACCAGGACACCCTCAGCACAGTGTCCTCCCTCAGTAGCCTCTCCTCAGGCTCTGGGGGCAGCGGTGGGGAGCGGGAGAGGGCACACCCACCCCTCACCCAGGCCCAGCATTCCCTACCCACCACTACTCACCCCCATATGAGAGCCACCCTGCCTAGGACACCATCAGCTGTTACTCGTGCTGCCTCGGCCCCTCCCCAGACTACTCACGGCATGAAAACCGTGGCAGGCGGTTCCCTAACCCGCGGCCGCCCTCGGGAACAGCTCTGGAGTTCtgaaggggagggcgggggaatgGTGCGAGAGAAGAGTGCACCGCCAGCCTCACGCACCCTCGAACGGCCTTACAAGGGCACCATGAACTCGAGGGGGGCAGAGTATGAACGCAGCATTGAGGAGTCTCTGCAGCTGATCCGCATGCACATGGACTCCCTGAATGAGGTGAACACACTCGCTGGGGTGCCGGGGGCTGGCGGGGGAAGTGAGATGGTACTTGCTCCCCCACCAGAGTTCTGTGACCTGTCCTTGTCAGAGCATCACCCACGAAGGAACAAAACAGTGATTCACATCTCCAGTGACACCCAAGACCCGCCTGTCAGTCTGGTGTCAGGGCCatccaggcaccaccaccaccaccatcatcacctgcaccaccaccaccaacaacagcaacagcaaccacAACAGCAGCAACACCCCCAGCAACAACACCCCCAGCAACAACACCAGcaccaactacaacaacaacaacttcaacaGCAGCAACTACAGCAACACCAACTACAACAGCACCAGCTACAACAACAGCAGCTACAACAGCACCAACTTCAACAGCACCAACTACAACAGCACCAGCTACAGCAACACCAAATACAGCAACACCAGCTACAACAGCagctacaacagcaacaactccAGCAACAacttcaacagcaacaacagcaggaaCAAGAAGACGACACTCCACAGTTCCGACACAAGACATTGACCGAGTGGACCACCCGAGACACAACGGAGTGGCTGGAGAGTATTTTTATGCCCGAGTATAAGGATTCTTTTGAGGAGCAAGACATTGACGGTCGAAAGTTGATGGGCCTGAACAACGATGCTCTGATCAACCTGGGTGTGAGGCGGGTTGGTCACAGGGTCAGTATGGAAAAGTCTCTGAAAAGGTATAAACCCACTGAACGCATTGATCTTTGA